One genomic segment of Cellulophaga sp. HaHaR_3_176 includes these proteins:
- a CDS encoding carboxypeptidase-like regulatory domain-containing protein, translated as MKNTIKISVKKPCSEKFSNFSKTEKGGFCASCEKEVVDFTNMPQTEVLKHLCESENGICGKFNTSQLGEFKHYSTPSTMTNYISKGIGAMSFSLLSLCAMNTMEAQEANANIHLQTDLVMGKSSYSNTINQDATYQVKGVVIDETNSPLPGVSVVLKGTTDGVVTDIDGKFEFMKPLKKGDELVFSYIGYQTIKHTVTNNKADNLNIAITFNAEQIELMGEIAIEGVYKPKRNLVQKIGDIF; from the coding sequence ATGAAAAACACAATAAAAATTTCAGTAAAAAAACCATGTTCAGAAAAATTTAGTAATTTTAGTAAAACTGAAAAAGGAGGCTTTTGCGCTTCTTGTGAAAAAGAAGTTGTCGATTTTACAAATATGCCTCAGACGGAAGTATTAAAACATTTATGTGAGAGTGAAAATGGAATTTGCGGTAAATTCAACACATCACAGCTAGGCGAGTTTAAACACTATTCAACCCCATCAACTATGACAAACTATATATCTAAGGGAATTGGAGCCATGAGTTTTTCACTACTTTCTTTATGTGCCATGAATACAATGGAAGCTCAAGAAGCAAACGCAAACATTCATCTTCAAACTGATCTTGTAATGGGAAAATCTTCTTATTCAAATACCATTAACCAAGATGCTACATACCAAGTAAAAGGTGTTGTTATCGACGAAACAAACTCACCTCTTCCTGGCGTATCTGTCGTTTTAAAAGGGACTACTGATGGTGTTGTTACCGATATAGATGGTAAATTTGAATTCATGAAACCTCTTAAAAAAGGAGATGAGTTAGTTTTTAGCTATATCGGATACCAGACTATAAAACACACCGTAACAAATAACAAAGCAGATAATTTAAATATTGCTATTACTTTTAATGCTGAGCAAATAGAGCTTATGGGCGAAATTGCAATAGAAGGTGTTTATAAGCCAAAAAGAAACTTAGTTCAGAAAATAGGAGATATATTTTAA
- a CDS encoding transglutaminase domain-containing protein — protein sequence MKYAFIFLLIFIKIGYAQQSDFSHINFHKADSIALNLKGESLKNLPILSYKLTAELTTDTEKFRAIYLWVSTNIENDYESYLKTKKKRKKLSNDRVAFLEWNNNFTPKVFERLVNYKKTACTGYAYLVRELANLADIHCQIVDGFGRTATLNLTENSEPNHSWNAVKLNNKWYLCDATWSAGSIVLEDNLPKFKSDYFDGYFLADPDLFLKNHYPINTKWALTTFTPEFKDFIAGPVIYKDAFSLNITPISPKMELDIFRGETIAFKLNAPDIKEIDHFSLLLNNGHSNNKTEAKITVDNDIYNLEYSFLRPGFYSVHILWEDKIIATHIVKVKRR from the coding sequence ATGAAATATGCCTTTATATTTTTACTAATCTTTATAAAAATTGGTTATGCACAACAGTCAGATTTTAGCCATATTAATTTTCATAAAGCGGATAGTATTGCTCTAAATTTAAAAGGAGAAAGTTTAAAAAACTTACCCATACTTAGTTATAAGTTAACTGCTGAGTTAACTACCGATACTGAAAAATTTAGAGCAATTTATTTGTGGGTTAGCACAAATATCGAAAATGATTACGAATCTTATTTGAAGACAAAAAAGAAACGGAAAAAATTATCAAATGATAGAGTTGCTTTTTTAGAGTGGAATAATAATTTTACTCCAAAAGTTTTCGAAAGACTTGTAAATTATAAAAAAACAGCTTGCACTGGCTATGCTTATTTGGTACGTGAATTAGCTAATTTAGCTGATATTCATTGTCAAATAGTTGATGGTTTTGGAAGAACAGCAACATTAAACCTAACAGAAAACAGTGAACCAAATCATTCTTGGAATGCTGTAAAACTAAATAACAAGTGGTATTTGTGCGATGCTACTTGGTCTGCTGGGTCTATTGTTTTAGAAGATAACCTTCCTAAATTTAAAAGTGATTATTTTGATGGCTATTTTTTAGCTGATCCTGATTTATTTTTAAAAAATCATTATCCAATAAACACAAAGTGGGCATTAACAACTTTCACTCCTGAATTTAAAGATTTTATAGCAGGACCCGTAATTTATAAAGATGCTTTTAGTTTAAATATCACACCTATTTCACCAAAAATGGAATTAGATATTTTTAGAGGAGAAACTATAGCTTTTAAATTAAATGCGCCTGACATAAAAGAAATTGATCACTTCAGCCTGCTATTAAATAATGGACATTCAAATAACAAAACTGAAGCAAAAATTACTGTAGATAACGATATTTATAATTTAGAATATTCTTTTTTAAGACCAGGGTTTTACAGTGTACATATATTATGGGAAGATAAAATTATAGCGACACATATCGTAAAAGTAAAAAGAAGATAA
- a CDS encoding DinB family protein, with protein MIYKYVIALVTLFSFSVNAQNVKEVSGDWTSFSQFLEISSNKQKKFKVVAHVKVDTGDDNAWAGVWARVDDEGGEQGFFDNMGDRPIKSNVWKSYTVEGLINENSETLNFGGVCVSNGKFYFDKFELYIEDDNGVLQQIKINNSSFENVVSYSGIPKWSQGVSKENIVKIKEYEISSSTDAAHGKKSLLYVGAGIEPPVPETIGGVEGASPQIGAMISMLEDLKNRVEYTVKDMSIYELDHLHDEKANRIGALIMHLAAAEKYYQVFTFEGRDFNEEEKKIWGKALILSTASQEKYKGHDAQYYLDIYNEVREKTIEELKKRDDKWFEEVQPSYGWTNHYCWFHVMEHQSSHLGQILFLAKRIPPKPEINLTPIIKN; from the coding sequence ATGATATATAAGTATGTAATAGCTTTAGTTACGCTTTTTAGTTTTTCTGTAAATGCGCAAAATGTTAAAGAAGTTTCAGGAGATTGGACTTCATTTAGTCAGTTTTTAGAAATTTCATCAAATAAACAAAAGAAATTTAAAGTCGTAGCTCATGTAAAAGTAGATACGGGCGACGATAATGCTTGGGCAGGTGTTTGGGCTCGTGTAGATGATGAGGGAGGAGAACAGGGCTTTTTTGATAATATGGGAGATAGACCTATAAAGTCTAATGTCTGGAAGTCATATACAGTAGAAGGATTAATTAACGAAAACTCAGAGACATTAAATTTTGGAGGTGTTTGTGTTAGTAATGGTAAATTCTACTTTGATAAATTTGAGCTGTATATAGAAGATGATAATGGCGTCTTGCAGCAAATTAAAATCAATAATTCAAGTTTTGAAAATGTTGTAAGCTATAGTGGTATTCCTAAATGGAGTCAAGGGGTATCAAAAGAGAATATAGTGAAAATAAAAGAATACGAAATTAGTTCTAGTACAGATGCAGCCCATGGTAAAAAGTCATTGCTGTATGTAGGTGCTGGTATTGAACCTCCAGTTCCTGAAACTATTGGTGGAGTAGAAGGAGCATCTCCTCAAATCGGAGCAATGATTTCAATGTTAGAGGATTTAAAAAATAGAGTAGAGTATACAGTTAAGGATATGTCTATTTATGAATTAGATCATTTACATGATGAAAAAGCAAACAGAATAGGAGCTTTAATAATGCATTTAGCTGCAGCTGAAAAATATTATCAAGTATTTACATTCGAAGGAAGAGATTTTAATGAAGAGGAAAAGAAAATTTGGGGTAAGGCATTGATTTTAAGTACAGCATCACAAGAAAAGTATAAGGGACATGATGCGCAATATTACCTTGATATTTACAATGAGGTGCGAGAAAAAACAATTGAAGAGCTTAAAAAGCGTGATGATAAATGGTTTGAAGAAGTTCAGCCAAGTTACGGTTGGACAAACCATTACTGTTGGTTTCATGTTATGGAACACCAATCTAGCCATTTAGGGCAAATATTGTTTTTAGCAAAGCGAATTCCTCCAAAACCAGAGATTAATTTAACACCAATAATTAAGAATTGA
- a CDS encoding LytTR family DNA-binding domain-containing protein, producing the protein MNKIKTVIVEDSRLARNEIKELLKQHPELDLVGEAENVDEGYELINKTKPDLLLLDINMPEKDGFELLEMLDEVPITVFTTAFDEYAIKSFEYNALDYLLKPINDKRFSQAIEKVKTKLESKPEETIISIERLVDSSQIFIKDGEKCWLVKIGDISLIEIVGNYSRVYFQDQKPMLYKSLNQVEEKLPEANFFRVNRQQIINMNHILNVIPWFSGKLKLKMDNGEEVEVSRRQSYIFKDRMSL; encoded by the coding sequence ATGAATAAAATAAAAACAGTTATTGTTGAAGATTCTCGTTTAGCTAGAAACGAAATTAAAGAATTGCTAAAGCAGCACCCAGAACTTGATTTAGTGGGAGAAGCTGAGAACGTTGATGAAGGTTATGAACTTATAAATAAAACAAAACCAGATTTATTATTGTTAGATATAAACATGCCCGAAAAGGATGGTTTTGAGTTGTTAGAAATGCTTGATGAAGTACCAATAACTGTTTTTACAACTGCTTTCGATGAGTATGCTATAAAATCATTCGAGTATAATGCCTTAGATTATTTATTAAAACCAATAAATGATAAACGGTTTAGTCAAGCCATTGAAAAAGTTAAAACAAAGCTAGAAAGTAAGCCAGAAGAAACTATAATTTCAATAGAAAGATTAGTAGATAGTAGTCAAATTTTTATTAAAGATGGCGAAAAATGTTGGTTGGTTAAAATAGGAGATATTTCACTAATTGAAATTGTTGGGAATTATTCTCGTGTGTATTTTCAAGATCAAAAACCTATGCTGTATAAGTCATTAAATCAGGTCGAAGAAAAGTTGCCTGAAGCAAATTTCTTTAGAGTAAACAGGCAACAAATAATTAACATGAATCATATTTTAAATGTTATTCCATGGTTTAGTGGTAAGCTAAAACTTAAGATGGATAATGGTGAAGAGGTAGAGGTTTCAAGGCGACAATCGTACATTTTCAAAGACAGAATGAGTCTATAA
- a CDS encoding sensor histidine kinase gives MGAFTIKFIKNGGGINMDLNKNRELLFWLLQIVGFSMMNSILFMLPNLTITFKFFSFITASALGIIVTSIYRLYLKKEFNIDAINYKSIYKLFIALIICSLAYFVVGLASDELYDVFFHKTEEEINLIKENGSFIVASITSFFTVFGWSVIYFSIKFISNSNKNRLETLELNSILKEAQLNTLKGQINPHFMFNSLNNIRGLMLEDVTKSREMITKLSEMLQFALSKNTVDAIALSEEIEMVDNYIALAKIQMEDRLTYIKKIDSESETIKIPPMVVQLLVENAAKHGISKLKQGGSIKLITKVEEKELNITVSNTGSLSIDKESTKLGLKNIEQRLYLLYGKNALFTLEEISGEVVACIKIPIA, from the coding sequence TTGGGTGCTTTTACCATTAAATTCATTAAAAACGGAGGTGGAATAAATATGGATTTAAATAAAAATAGAGAGTTATTATTTTGGCTGCTTCAGATTGTAGGCTTTAGTATGATGAATTCTATCTTATTCATGCTCCCAAATTTAACAATTACTTTCAAATTTTTTTCTTTTATAACAGCATCAGCACTGGGTATTATAGTAACTAGTATTTATAGGTTATATTTAAAAAAAGAATTTAATATTGATGCTATTAATTATAAGAGTATATATAAACTTTTTATAGCCTTAATTATTTGTTCTTTAGCTTATTTTGTAGTAGGCTTAGCTTCAGATGAATTGTATGATGTTTTTTTCCATAAAACAGAAGAAGAAATCAATTTAATAAAAGAAAATGGATCTTTTATAGTTGCAAGTATAACTAGTTTTTTTACAGTTTTTGGGTGGTCAGTAATTTATTTTTCGATAAAATTTATTAGTAACTCAAATAAAAATAGATTAGAAACATTAGAGTTAAATTCTATTTTAAAAGAAGCACAATTAAATACTTTGAAAGGGCAAATAAACCCACATTTTATGTTCAATAGCCTTAATAATATTAGAGGTTTAATGTTAGAAGATGTAACTAAATCTAGAGAGATGATTACTAAGCTTTCAGAAATGTTACAGTTTGCATTATCTAAAAATACAGTTGATGCGATTGCTTTAAGTGAAGAAATTGAAATGGTCGATAATTATATAGCGTTGGCAAAAATTCAGATGGAGGATAGGCTTACATATATCAAAAAGATTGATTCAGAATCAGAAACCATAAAAATTCCTCCAATGGTAGTCCAATTGCTTGTAGAAAATGCTGCAAAACATGGAATATCAAAATTAAAACAAGGTGGTAGTATTAAATTAATAACAAAAGTTGAAGAAAAAGAATTGAATATTACAGTATCTAATACAGGTAGTTTGAGTATTGATAAAGAGTCAACTAAATTAGGACTAAAAAATATAGAGCAGCGGTTGTATTTATTGTACGGTAAAAATGCATTATTTACTTTAGAGGAAATAAGCGGAGAGGTTGTTGCTTGTATTAAAATTCCCATAGCATGA
- a CDS encoding sensor histidine kinase produces the protein MQKIISKNLFWVLQFIGWGFLSMFIGYVGGTDDSLVEVLIIELAIMFIGILSTSALRWVLNKIAPLEKFNIYSALKVLAAIAIVVSIIPMLSYYFGYFTASIVRYFIGDIDAFKNSSPSKSGYGKYVFYFILIGGWTVFFYIIKLLKKSLKLRIDRLQLKDQVKQAQLNTLKGHINPQFIFTSLNNIKGLMLEDVTKSRAMLTTLSEMLRYSLTKNNINSVKLEDDLEIAENYILILNIEGKNRFTVTYDIAKETEQLNIPPMLLTNLIELATRFGVLNLKQDGTIKLQTELRENGLKISIIHNGKAEISKPRQVLETTIKQRLKLLFGVNEFVYMSNFEIDKNTIWVLLPLNSLKTEVE, from the coding sequence ATGCAAAAAATAATAAGCAAAAACCTTTTCTGGGTCTTACAATTTATAGGCTGGGGTTTCTTATCCATGTTTATTGGTTATGTTGGCGGTACCGATGATAGTCTTGTTGAGGTTTTAATAATTGAGCTGGCCATCATGTTTATTGGAATACTATCTACATCTGCATTAAGGTGGGTACTCAATAAAATAGCTCCATTAGAAAAGTTTAATATATATTCAGCTTTAAAAGTTTTAGCGGCTATTGCAATTGTTGTTTCGATTATTCCAATGCTGTCTTATTATTTTGGGTATTTTACAGCTTCAATAGTTCGTTATTTTATAGGTGATATTGATGCTTTTAAAAATAGTTCACCATCAAAAAGTGGTTATGGCAAGTATGTTTTTTATTTTATTCTTATTGGAGGGTGGACTGTATTCTTTTATATCATTAAATTATTAAAAAAATCTTTAAAATTGAGAATTGATCGTTTGCAATTAAAAGATCAAGTAAAACAAGCACAATTAAATACACTTAAAGGTCATATTAACCCACAATTTATATTTACATCTTTAAATAATATTAAAGGGTTAATGTTAGAAGATGTGACTAAATCGCGAGCAATGTTGACAACCTTATCAGAAATGTTGAGATATTCTTTAACAAAGAATAATATAAACTCAGTTAAACTAGAAGATGATTTAGAGATAGCGGAGAACTATATTTTAATATTAAATATAGAAGGTAAAAATAGATTTACAGTTACTTATGATATTGCAAAAGAAACAGAGCAATTGAATATACCGCCAATGTTACTTACTAATTTAATAGAATTAGCAACACGTTTTGGAGTGTTGAATTTAAAGCAAGATGGGACAATAAAATTACAAACGGAGTTAAGAGAAAATGGTCTAAAAATCAGTATAATCCATAATGGAAAAGCAGAAATTAGTAAGCCCCGCCAAGTTCTAGAAACTACAATAAAGCAAAGATTAAAATTGTTATTTGGAGTAAATGAGTTTGTTTATATGAGTAATTTTGAAATTGATAAAAATACAATTTGGGTGCTTTTACCATTAAATTCATTAAAAACGGAGGTGGAATAA
- a CDS encoding ankyrin repeat domain-containing protein, with the protein MKKSIIAFGLIIGMTLTTAANANNNNSDLKSKKIVATSIKDVAPLSIAVAQNNVAIVRKFIAFGADVEVKTKVNGMTPLMYAARYNNVELINILIANGADEEVKSKIGYTALQYAELSGAKEAVKVLRNI; encoded by the coding sequence ATGAAAAAATCAATCATCGCTTTCGGACTTATTATTGGAATGACATTGACAACTGCAGCAAATGCAAACAACAACAATTCAGATTTAAAATCAAAGAAAATAGTTGCAACATCAATTAAAGATGTAGCACCATTAAGTATTGCGGTTGCACAGAATAATGTAGCAATTGTAAGGAAGTTTATAGCTTTTGGCGCAGATGTAGAAGTTAAGACCAAAGTAAACGGTATGACGCCTTTAATGTATGCTGCACGTTATAATAATGTAGAGCTGATAAACATACTTATAGCAAATGGCGCAGACGAAGAAGTAAAATCTAAAATAGGATATACAGCTTTACAGTATGCTGAATTATCTGGAGCTAAAGAAGCTGTAAAAGTTTTGAGAAACATATAA
- a CDS encoding ankyrin repeat domain-containing protein, with the protein MKKSIIAFGLIIGMTLTTAANANNNNSDLKSKKIVATSIKDVAPLSIAVAQNNVAIVRKFIAFGADVEVKTKVNGMTPLMYAARYNNVELINILIANGADEEVKSKIGYTALQYAELSGAKEAVKLLRK; encoded by the coding sequence ATGAAAAAATCAATCATCGCTTTCGGACTTATTATTGGAATGACATTGACAACTGCAGCAAATGCAAACAACAACAATTCAGATTTAAAATCAAAGAAAATAGTTGCAACATCAATTAAAGATGTAGCACCATTAAGTATTGCGGTTGCACAGAATAATGTAGCAATTGTAAGGAAGTTTATAGCTTTTGGCGCAGATGTAGAAGTTAAGACCAAAGTAAACGGTATGACGCCTTTAATGTATGCTGCACGTTATAATAATGTAGAGCTGATAAACATACTTATAGCAAATGGCGCAGACGAAGAAGTAAAATCTAAAATAGGATATACAGCTTTACAATATGCTGAATTATCTGGAGCTAAAGAAGCTGTAAAACTTTTGAGAAAGTAA
- a CDS encoding ankyrin repeat domain-containing protein, with the protein MKKSIIAFGLIIGMTLTTAANANNNNSDLKSKKIVATSIKDVAPLSIAVAQNNVAIVRKFIAFGADVEVKTKVNGMTPLMYAARYNNVELINILIANGADEEVKSKIGYTALQYAELSGAKEAVKLLRK; encoded by the coding sequence ATGAAAAAATCAATCATCGCTTTCGGACTTATTATTGGAATGACATTGACAACTGCAGCAAATGCAAACAACAACAATTCAGATTTAAAATCAAAGAAAATAGTTGCAACATCAATTAAAGATGTAGCACCATTAAGTATTGCGGTTGCACAGAATAATGTAGCAATTGTAAGGAAGTTTATAGCTTTTGGCGCAGACGTAGAAGTTAAGACCAAAGTAAACGGTATGACGCCTTTAATGTATGCTGCACGTTATAATAATGTAGAGCTGATAAACATACTTATAGCAAATGGCGCAGACGAAGAAGTAAAATCTAAAATAGGATATACAGCTTTACAATATGCTGAATTATCTGGAGCTAAAGAAGCTGTAAAACTTTTAAGAAAGTAA
- a CDS encoding ankyrin repeat domain-containing protein produces the protein MKKSIIAFGLIIGMTLTTAANANNNNSDLKSKKIVTTSIKDVAPLSIAVARNNVAIVKKFIAFGADVEVKTKVNGMTPLMYAARYNNVELINILIANGADEEVKSKIGYTALQYAELSGAKEAVKLLRK, from the coding sequence ATGAAAAAATCAATCATCGCTTTCGGACTTATTATTGGAATGACATTAACAACTGCAGCAAATGCAAACAACAACAATTCAGATTTAAAATCAAAGAAAATAGTTACAACATCAATTAAAGATGTAGCACCATTAAGTATTGCGGTTGCACGGAATAATGTAGCAATTGTAAAGAAGTTTATAGCTTTTGGCGCAGATGTAGAAGTTAAGACCAAAGTAAACGGTATGACGCCTTTAATGTATGCTGCACGTTATAATAATGTAGAGCTGATAAACATACTTATAGCAAATGGCGCAGACGAAGAAGTAAAATCTAAAATAGGATATACAGCTTTACAATATGCTGAATTATCTGGAGCTAAAGAAGCTGTAAAACTTTTAAGAAAGTAA
- a CDS encoding S9 family peptidase — MKKNNHKIRFIFFVLFTVTTLSAQFANAQDVSGSWKGTLTVQGNDMPLIFNITETDGELTTTMDSPAQGATGIPMDETTLVDKELTIVFKQAGIKYVGAIENDKISGTFYQGEMEFPLVLEKTVIMIPGNTALPSSDEALKAMASADRGDFKYSVSDYFAKPNASSFNYSPNGKYISYMEKDKNGKRHVYVKEIATENVTRAIEEKDELIRRYGWVNNNRLVYLMDKGGDENYHIYAADLDGSNQKDLTPFEKVQADFLKLLKEDKDHIIISLNKNNPQIFDPYKLNVVTGKLEQLYTNEDVTNPIMGYNFDEDGKLKAFTKLRDGVDQDLYYANNDGVFEVVKSLSWKDAFTILSFNYATENPNDAYVVSNLNSDKSEIILYDFKLNKELKKVFSNKDYDVSNLALSRKRNYELDYFQYEGEKSVIVPVSAYYKKLHQKFEKEFAGKQFGITDATDDENNYLLVVSSDKLYGVYYSYDVKKDEFKLVYNLMPQLKEEDMAEMRPITFKSRDGLTIHGYITLPKAAINGEKVPVIVNPHGGPQGIRDSWGFGPEAQLFASRGYATLQVNFRISGGYGKEFLESGFKQIGRKAMDDVEDGLQYVIEQGWVDKDKAAIYGGSHGGYAVLRGLTKTPDLYACGVDYVGVSNIFTFMNTMPPYWKPYVKIIKEVWYDEDVPEEKVIMEEVSPVFHIDKIKKPLFVVQGANDPRVNIDESDQIVSALREKGVDVPYMVKYDEGHGFSKEENIIELYEAMLGFYAKHLGNKSEVMLLRD, encoded by the coding sequence ATGAAAAAAAACAACCACAAAATTAGATTTATTTTTTTTGTGCTATTCACGGTCACAACTTTGAGTGCACAATTTGCAAATGCCCAAGATGTATCAGGATCTTGGAAAGGAACACTTACTGTTCAGGGAAATGACATGCCGCTAATTTTTAATATTACGGAAACTGATGGAGAATTAACTACTACCATGGATAGTCCGGCACAGGGTGCAACAGGTATCCCAATGGATGAAACTACTTTAGTGGATAAGGAATTGACAATTGTTTTTAAACAAGCAGGTATAAAATATGTAGGTGCTATTGAAAATGATAAAATTTCTGGTACTTTTTACCAAGGAGAAATGGAATTTCCTTTAGTTTTGGAAAAAACAGTTATAATGATTCCTGGAAATACAGCATTACCTAGTTCTGATGAAGCATTGAAAGCAATGGCAAGTGCAGATAGAGGTGATTTTAAATACTCCGTTTCGGATTATTTTGCAAAGCCTAACGCTTCTTCATTTAATTATTCTCCAAATGGTAAATACATATCATACATGGAGAAAGATAAAAATGGAAAACGCCATGTGTATGTAAAAGAAATAGCTACAGAAAATGTTACGAGAGCTATTGAAGAGAAAGACGAATTAATTCGTCGATATGGTTGGGTAAACAACAATCGCCTTGTATATTTAATGGATAAAGGTGGTGATGAAAACTATCATATATATGCTGCAGATTTAGATGGTTCTAATCAGAAAGATTTAACGCCTTTTGAAAAAGTACAAGCCGATTTTTTAAAGCTATTAAAGGAAGATAAAGATCATATTATTATCTCTTTAAATAAGAATAATCCTCAAATTTTTGATCCGTATAAGTTGAATGTAGTAACAGGAAAATTAGAGCAATTATATACAAATGAAGATGTTACAAACCCAATTATGGGTTATAATTTTGATGAAGATGGAAAATTAAAAGCGTTTACTAAATTACGTGATGGTGTAGATCAAGATTTATATTATGCTAATAATGATGGCGTTTTTGAAGTGGTAAAAAGTCTAAGTTGGAAAGATGCTTTTACTATTTTAAGCTTTAATTATGCTACAGAGAACCCAAATGACGCTTATGTAGTTTCTAATTTGAATAGTGATAAATCTGAAATCATATTATATGATTTTAAATTGAACAAAGAGCTGAAAAAAGTTTTTTCGAATAAAGATTATGATGTATCAAACTTAGCATTATCTAGAAAGCGTAATTACGAATTAGACTATTTTCAGTATGAAGGAGAAAAGTCTGTTATTGTGCCTGTAAGTGCTTATTATAAAAAATTACATCAAAAATTTGAAAAAGAATTTGCAGGAAAGCAATTTGGAATTACGGATGCTACCGATGATGAAAATAACTATTTATTAGTTGTAAGTAGCGATAAATTATATGGAGTTTATTATTCATATGATGTGAAGAAAGACGAATTTAAATTGGTATATAACCTAATGCCTCAACTAAAGGAAGAAGATATGGCCGAAATGCGACCAATTACCTTTAAAAGTAGAGATGGCTTAACTATTCATGGATACATAACCTTACCTAAAGCAGCAATAAATGGGGAAAAAGTTCCTGTAATTGTAAATCCACATGGTGGACCACAAGGGATAAGAGATTCTTGGGGATTTGGTCCAGAAGCACAACTTTTTGCAAGTAGAGGTTATGCTACATTGCAAGTAAATTTTAGAATTTCTGGCGGTTACGGAAAAGAATTTTTAGAATCTGGATTCAAGCAAATTGGTAGAAAAGCAATGGACGATGTGGAAGATGGTTTACAGTATGTTATAGAACAAGGTTGGGTAGATAAAGATAAAGCAGCAATTTATGGTGGAAGTCACGGTGGCTATGCTGTTTTAAGAGGCTTGACAAAAACACCAGATTTATATGCTTGTGGTGTAGATTATGTAGGAGTATCTAACATATTTACGTTTATGAATACAATGCCTCCTTATTGGAAACCATATGTAAAGATTATAAAAGAGGTTTGGTATGATGAGGATGTTCCTGAGGAAAAAGTGATTATGGAAGAAGTATCACCGGTATTTCATATTGATAAAATTAAAAAACCACTTTTTGTAGTTCAAGGTGCTAATGACCCACGTGTAAATATTGACGAGTCTGATCAAATTGTAAGTGCTCTTAGAGAAAAAGGAGTTGATGTACCATACATGGTAAAATACGATGAAGGACACGGTTTTTCTAAGGAAGAAAATATAATTGAGTTGTATGAAGCAATGTTAGGTTTTTATGCAAAGCATTTAGGTAATAAATCTGAAGTGATGCTTTTAAGAGATTAA
- a CDS encoding DUF4136 domain-containing protein produces the protein MKKIGFFLVVLLFVSCAAVNVNYDYDKETDFSSYSTYNYYPNMETGLSGLDTKRILVLVDSTMQAKGIKLSEEPDFFINIESASYKAPQNNNVGVGLGGSGRNLGGGISIGLPLGNAKQEREIQFDLVDSQKEFLFWEATGVSSFNEKSSPEAREKNLQAIVSKVFEKYPPNKLRH, from the coding sequence ATGAAAAAGATAGGTTTCTTTTTAGTAGTTCTATTATTCGTTTCTTGCGCTGCAGTTAACGTAAATTATGACTATGATAAAGAAACAGACTTTTCTAGTTATTCTACTTATAATTATTATCCAAATATGGAAACCGGATTAAGCGGTTTAGATACAAAAAGAATTTTAGTACTTGTTGATTCTACAATGCAAGCAAAGGGTATTAAATTATCTGAAGAGCCTGATTTTTTTATTAATATAGAAAGCGCATCTTACAAAGCGCCACAAAATAATAATGTTGGTGTTGGTCTTGGTGGTTCAGGGCGTAATCTTGGTGGAGGAATATCTATAGGTTTACCTTTAGGTAATGCTAAACAAGAAAGAGAAATTCAATTTGATCTTGTTGATAGTCAAAAAGAATTTTTATTTTGGGAAGCAACAGGGGTAAGTAGCTTTAATGAAAAAAGTTCTCCAGAAGCAAGAGAGAAAAACTTACAAGCTATTGTAAGTAAAGTTTTTGAAAAATATCCTCCGAATAAACTAAGACATTAA